One Candidatus Aminicenantes bacterium DNA window includes the following coding sequences:
- a CDS encoding glutamine--tRNA ligase (catalyzes a two-step reaction, first charging a glutamine molecule by linking its carboxyl group to the alpha-phosphate of ATP, followed by transfer of the aminoacyl-adenylate to its tRNA), with protein SKRDPSELEEGEDWKVNLNPRSLEIVKDARVEPSLARVEPGRKVQFERLGYFCVADKDRRPEKPVFNRTVTLRDSWAKIMKSGKENE; from the coding sequence CAGCAAGCGCGACCCGAGCGAGCTGGAGGAAGGGGAGGATTGGAAGGTCAATCTCAACCCCCGCTCGCTCGAAATCGTCAAGGACGCCAGGGTCGAGCCGTCGCTGGCCCGGGTCGAACCGGGCCGGAAGGTCCAGTTCGAACGGCTGGGCTACTTCTGTGTGGCCGACAAGGACCGCCGGCCGGAGAAGCCCGTCTTCAACCGTACCGTGACGCTGCGGGACAGTTGGGCCAAGATCATGAAATCGGGAAAAGAGAACGAGTAA